The nucleotide sequence CTTTTTATGAAAAAATAATGGCTCCTGAAAAGCAAGCCAATGGCATCGTTATTGACGAAGTAGAAATTATTCCAACTACAAGTAAAAACCATTACCGTATTCGGGTTGTGCTGGTGCAGCAACAACAGAGTAAGCGTTACGCTAAAGGGCATGTTGAAGTATTGTTCAACGGAAGTTTGCTTGATCGACCGGCTACAGTAAATATTTCTAATATATCGGAACTAGATAAGAAATCTTTATCATTTAGCTTTCAATATTTTCAGGTGTTAGAAGGTGAATTTACTTTACCTGATGAATTTATTCCTGAAAAAGTTGATGTTTCAGCGATTTTACCGGCAGGAAAATGGCAAAAATATCATAGATTGGACGAATCATACCCTTGGTCAAACAATAAACAGGGCTAAATTTGCTTTAATACTTGATTAAATTGCTCAGGTTTAAGATAATTCGCCTCCCTTAGTAATCGATGTTTAGAAGTAGTTATGTCAGAAAATCCAATGCCAATTCAATTCAGTGATGCAGCGGCCGATAAGGTTAAAACGTTAATCAATGAAGAAGAAAACCCAGAGCTAAAATTACGTGTCTATGTAACCGGTGGTGGTTGTTCGGGTTTTCAATATGGTTTTACTTTTGATGAAAAAGTAAACGAAGGGGATATGACTATAGAAAAACAGGGGGTTGTTATGGTTGTTGATCCTATGAGTCTACAATACCTAGTAGGCGGTACTGTTGATTATATTGAAGGACTAGAAGGTAGCCGTTTTCTAGTTGACAACCCAAATGCAGAAACAACCTGTGGTTGTGGTTCTTCTTTTTCTATCTAATATTTTTCAATAATATTCGAACATACCTCTTTAAGTAACTCTGTTTGCAGCAAAAATTTAATAAAATGTTAACTTTTTGCTGCTTATTATCCCTTCTTCGTTTTATACTGACCTTATAAGTTATAAAAATATTTTTTTGGGGAAGAAATGCGTCAGAAAAGCCATTTCCGGCTATGGTTGGCAGAGCGTCCATATATTATTGCTATTTTCATTGCTGCATTATTACTAATATGGTTAATGTTCGGGCTTAATGCTGAAAAAATTAATCCAGATATTAACGCAGAGAAAGAAGCTCCAATTGCAAAAGTTAAAGTAGAAATAATTAATGCTGAGCAA is from Thalassotalea crassostreae and encodes:
- a CDS encoding DUF6776 family protein; translation: MIDDQSQRLDKLYSANEKAKSMINTLQVELEIERQANQKAQQALRSVEDDHFSLKKELAFYEKIMAPEKQANGIVIDEVEIIPTTSKNHYRIRVVLVQQQQSKRYAKGHVEVLFNGSLLDRPATVNISNISELDKKSLSFSFQYFQVLEGEFTLPDEFIPEKVDVSAILPAGKWQKYHRLDESYPWSNNKQG
- the erpA gene encoding iron-sulfur cluster insertion protein ErpA; the encoded protein is MSENPMPIQFSDAAADKVKTLINEEENPELKLRVYVTGGGCSGFQYGFTFDEKVNEGDMTIEKQGVVMVVDPMSLQYLVGGTVDYIEGLEGSRFLVDNPNAETTCGCGSSFSI